GCGGTCACCTGAGCGGTCGTCTCCGAGAGGATCGTGACGACCTCGGAACCGAAGTTCTCCGCCTTGCCGGTACGCAGGTAGTGCACGGTGAGCATGTCGCCCGAGACGGCCGCGGGCACGAGGCCGCGGGTGAGCACGTCCGAGTACTCGGTCCACGCGGTCGTCAGCGCCTCCTGGTTCGAGGACTGCTCACCGGTCACCTCGACGAAGAGGGAGAAGAGGCGGTCGAGGGTCGCGGTGACGCTCTCCGTCGCCGCAGTGACCTCGGCGGCGGCGTCCTCGCGCTGGTCGGCCGTCGAGGCGGCGAGGTCGAGCGCAGCCGCCCGCGTCCGCCAGACCTCGTTGTTGACGTCGAGGACGGCGCCGTTGAGCCGTGCCGACGCGTCCGCCATCGAGCCCATGCTCGCGCGGGCCTGCACGAGCGCGACGGCGCCCGTCGCACCGATCACGAGGCAGGCGACGAGCGCCCCGCAGACGAGTCCCATGATCTTCGTGCGGATCGACGCGTCGCGCAGGCGGCTGGTCAGCGGGGTACGGGCGGGACGGTCCGGGACCGTCTCCTCCGAAGGGGTGGACACGATGGTCTCCTCACGATGTTGCTGGTGCACTCGAGGCGCGCGTTCCGTCGCGCACCTCACCGTGATCATCGGCACGTCCGTGCACCGATCAACAGGACTTTTGGAAGCGTTTTCCGTGCCCTGAGCAGCCATCTTCGACAAACCGGGACACACCGGCTCAGCGCAAAGCCTCATATCACGGCCCGCTGCACCGATCTGCTTGGTGACGGTTCATGGACGGGCCGGTGACGACACCAAGGATCGGTGATGGAAGTGATTGTTGTGACGCGCCTGAACGGGCCACGCTTCGCCGTGAACCCAGACCTGGTGCAGCGCATCGACAGTGCGCCCGACACGATCCTGACGCTGATGGACGGCACCAAGTACATCGTCCAGGAAGACATGGAGACGGTGATCGACCTCGTGGTCGACTACCGCGCCCGGCTCGTCGCGCGTGCGCAGGAGCTGCAGGCCGAGTCCTTCTACGACCAGACGACCGAGCGGGCTTCCGGACTGAGCGTCGTGCCCACCCTCACCGACGACGAGAGGTCCTGACCCATGGATCCGGCAACCATCATCGGCCTCGTGGTGAGCTTCGGTGGCATCATCGCGATGATCTACCTCGAGGGCTCCCACATCCAGAGCATCCTGCTCCCGGCCCCCATGATCCTCGTGTTCGGCGCGACGATCGGCGCTGCGCTCGCGAGCTCGACCCTCGTCGACTTCAAGGGTGCGGTGAAGGCGATCCCGCGTGCCTTCAAGGCCAAGGTGCCGTCGGCCGACGCGTCGATCGAGCGCATCGTGCAGCTCGCCGACCGCGCCCGCCGCGAGGGGCTCCTCGCGCTCGAGGACGAGGCCCGCAGCATCGAGGACCCGTTCCTGCGCGACGGTCTGCGCGCCGCGATCGACGGCACGGACCCGGAGGACCTGCGGGTCATCCTCGAGGACCGTATCGACGCCAAGCGCCGCTCCGACAAGGTCATCTCCAAGTTCTTCAACACCATGGGCGGTTACGCCCCGACGATCGGCATCGTCGGCACCGTCGTGTCGCTCGTCCACGTGCTGTCCAACCTCGCGAGCCCCGACGAGCTCGGGCACATGATCGCCGCCGCGTTCGTCGCGACCCTCTGGGGCCTCGCGAGCGCCAACCTCATGTGGCTCCCGCTCGGCGGCCGCCTGGCCCGCATCTCCGAGCTCGAGTGCGCACAGATGGAGATCGTCCTCGAGGGCCTGCTCTCCGTGCAGTCCGGCGCCAACCCGCGTCTCGTCGGTGAGCGCCTGCGCAGCCTCCTGCCGCCCGACCAGCAGGTCAAGGACGCAGCATGAGCCGCCGTCGGAAGCGGGTCGAGGAGGAGGAGCACGAGAACCACGAGCGGTGGGCCGTCTCCTACTCCGACATGATGACTGTGCTCATGGCGCTGTTCCTCGTCATGTACGCCATCAGCTCCGTCGACCAGGTCAAGTACGAGGAGCTCGCCCACTCGCTCGCGTCGGGCTTCGGCGCCGGTGACTCCGTCGTGCTCGTCGACAAGGCCGGCATCATGGACACGACCGGCGACTCGATGGAGATCAAGCCGCTCGACGAGATCGCCCCGAGCCTGTCGGCCGGCGTCGTCAACGGCACGTACACGGGCACCGGCAGCACCGACGCCGAGGGCGAGTACTCGGCCGCAGACTATGCCGAGGCCGAGGCCGAGTACGACAACCTCGAGCAGATCCGCGACCACATCGAGGAGAACCTCGAGCGGGTCAAGCTCTCGGACGCCGTGACGTTCCGCATCACCGAGCGCGGCCTCGTCGTCGGCATGATCACGACCGACGTCTTCTTCGACACCGCCTCCAACGAGCTGACCGCGACCTCGCGCAAGGTCATCGACGCCGTCGGCAAGCCGCTCAGGAAGATCAGCAACGAGATCGCGATCGAGGGTCACGCCGACATCGTGCCGACCGGATCCACCGCGAAGACCAACTGGGAGCTGTCGTCCGCCCGCGCGACGACCGTCCTGCGTCGCATGGTCGAGAAGTCCCACCTGTCGCCCGCGCGCATGTCCGCCGTCGGGTTCGGCGACGCGCGCCCGCTCGTCGACAAGACGGACAAGAAGTCGCTCGCCGCCAACCGCCGGGCCGACGTCGTCGTGCTCAGCGACAAGCCCGAGCGCATCCGTGAGCTGCTCACGGTCGTCGACGAGAACCGCAAGAAGAAGAGCTCGGCCGCGAAGGACGGCGAGGTCACCGCCTCGGCCTCCGCGAGCCAGCAGGACAAGGAGTAGTCATGCCCGTCGTCGAGCAGCGTGTGGTGGGCGCCAAGCCCAAGATCGGCGCGAACAAGATCCAGCCGCGCGAGCGCACGGAGGCCGCCGCCCCCGAGCCCGAGGCCACCGAGAAGAAGGCCAAGGGCGGCAAGCTGCCCTGGATCATCGTCGGTGCCCTCCTCGTCGCCGTGATCGCGGGCGCCGCCTACTTCTTCCTCTTCTCGGGCAAGGGCGACGGCACGCCCGAGGAGCCGCCGGCGCCCGTGCCGGGCGAGATGGTCACCCTCGAGTCGATGAACATCAACCTCGAGGGCACCCACTACCTCCGCATCGGTCTCGGCCTGCAGCTGACCGACAAGGCTCACGACGTCGACCTCGTCAAGGCGCAGGACGCCACGATCGCGCTCTTCTCCGGACGTCCCGTCGACGAGATCAAGAGCTCCGAGGGCCGCGCCGCGCTCAAGAACGAGCTGACCGTCTCGCTGCAGGAGATCTACGGCGAGGACCAGGTCATGGGTGTCTACTACACGGACTTCGTCGCCCAGTGACGTCCCGGAGGGGCGGGCACGGGAGACCGTGCCCGCCCCTTCGTCGTACCCGCGCTCTGCGGGCGGCGCCGCAGGACTTCTCATTTCGGACGCGGCCGTGCCGATCGAGGTTCACGTGACGGAACAACGCAACCTTCGGCCAGCCCCGACGGTGGAGACCTACGACTTCCGCCGACCCATGACCCTGGCGCGCGAGCACTCCCGCGCGATCGAGGTCGCGGGCGATACGTTCGCCCGTCAGTGGGGGACACAGCTCACCTCGCGCCTGCGCGTCGTCTGCGGCGTCGCTCTCGAGAGCGTCCAGATGATCTCGTACGACGAGTACATCGCGACGCTCGCCGACCAGACCCTCATGGCGGTCGGCTCGGTCGAGAACGGACGCTCGACCGCGGTCCTGGAGGTGCCCGTCGAGCTCGCCCTCCTGTGGATCGACTACCTCCTCGGCGGGCCCGGCCTGCGCGGCGTCGTCCCCGCCCGGGAGCTCACCGAGATCGAGACGGCGCTCCTGACGGACCTCGTGCAGTCCAACATGCACGACCTGCGCTACGCGTTCGCCGCCGTCGCGCCGCTCGACATCAAGCTCGGCGGGTTCCAGTACAACCCGCAGTTCGCGCAGCTCGTGCCCGCGTCGGAGCCGGTCATCGTCCTGACGTACACGATCGCGATCGGCGACGACCGCGACACCGCGACGTTCATGGTCCCGGCCGAGCACCTGCTCGACGCGCTCCGCGCCGGGGAGGCCGCGAGCAAGAGCCGCGCCGCCGACGCGGAGACCGAGGCGGCCCGCGCCAAGATGCACGCCGGCATGCGCGAGGTCCCCGTCGAGCTCTCGGTCCAGCTGCGCCCCCTGACCGTCCACCCGCGGGAGATCCTCGCGATGCAGGTGGGCGACCTGATCATGCTCAACCACTCCGCATCGCGTCCGTTGGACGTGGTCGTCGACGACAAGGTCCTGGCCCATGCGGTGGCCGGGGCGAACGGCCGTCAGCTTGCCTGCCAGGTCGTGGATTTTGAGGAGAACGAACGATGAAGAAGACCCAGGCGGCCCTGGCCGTGGAGTCCGAGCTCGCGCTCAAGGCGGCACTCGCGCTCGTCGAGCTGATCCCGTCGGACGTGCCCTTGGCCGTCCGCGGCGTCGAGCCCGCCGACCTCGCGCCGACCGGCGCCGGGGTCGTCGCGAACGTGGTCGGTGCCGTGAGCGCCGAGCTCGTCGCCGTCGTCGGCGAGACCGTCGACCGTGCGATCAGCGGCGCCGGAGAGGACGTGTCGCTCGCCGACGCGCTGCGCCCGGCGCTCCAGGCCGCCTCCGACTCGTTCGGCGAGGGTGTCCTGTCGGACGTCCGCATCGCCCCCGACGCGTGCGACCTGCTCGTCGTGCCGGGCGCGCACCTGTTCGCCCTCACGGTCGCCGACGAGGTCCAGGGCTGGTTCGCCGTCCGGATCAAGCAGGCAGCCGCCGCCAGCGCGGCCGCGGCTCCTGCCGCTGCGGCAGCCAAGCCGGTCGAGGAGAAGAACATCCGCCCGATGGACCTGACGAACATGTCCACGATGCGCATGCTCTACGACGTCGAGATGACGCTCACCGCCGAGATCGGCCGCGCCAAGCTCCCGGTCCGCCAGGTCCTCGAGCTCGTCCCCGGCGCCGTCATCGAGCTCGACCGCGTCGCGGGCAGCCCCGCCGACCTCATGGTCAACGGGCGCCTCATCGCGCGCGGCGAGGTCGTCGTCGTCGACGAGGACTACGGCCTGCGCGTCACCGAGATCGTCGACCTGGGGCAAGCAGGTCTGTGATGGGTGACACCGTCGTCGTGCTGCTGCGCGCCCTGGTCTCCCTGGGCGTGGTTCTGGGCCTGATCTGGTGGGCAGGCCGACGCCTGAGCTCCGGCAAGGGTCCGGTCGGCAGCTCGACGGCGGCTCCGCGCACCGGGCGCGCCAAGGGCGTGCTCGGTCGCGGCTTCGAGCGGGTGCGGGACTCCCTGCGCGGCGGCGGCGCCGGCGCGCAGGCGCCCGCGATCGTCGTTCTCGGCAAGCAGGCGCTCACCCCCAAGGCGGGCCTCGCGCTCGTCGAGGTGGGCGGCCGCCGTCTGCTGCTGGGCGTCGGCGAGCAGGGCGTGACCGTGCTCGACACGCAGGACGCGCCCGCCGCGGATCCCGCGGCCGACGCCGTCCCCACCGACGACGACGCGCAGGTCGAGGCCACCCCGGTCGCTGCGGCGAGCGAGAGCGGAGCGGTCTTCGCGGCCGAGCTCGACCACGCCGTCACCGAGATGCCCGACGCCGCCGCCGAGCAGGCGGCGCCCGCGGCGCTCGTCACGGCGGACGACGCCGACGCCCAGGTCCTGAGCCTCACGTCCCGCAGCAGCAGCCTCGACGGGTCGATCCTCTCGCCCTCGACGTGGCGCCGCGCCGCGACCGCCATCCAGCAGGGACGGCGATGACCTCCACGTTCTCCACCGCCGCGCGCGTGCGCGCGAGCCGCGGCCCCGCTCCGCGCGAGGTCGCCATGATGCTCGGCCTCGTGCTGCTGACGATGCTCGCGATCGTCCTCGCCGGCGTCGTCACCGCGCCCGCCGCCGAGGCCGCACCCGCGGCCGGCGCGGCTCACGTCGCGGCGCCCGCCGCCCACGTGCTGCCCGCGGCACCCGGCGACCCGGCCGACCCGGACGGCGACCAGGGCACCCTGTCCGTCTACGTCGACGGCGACCGCGCGAAGCCCTCGAGCTCCGTCGTCGTGCTCCTCGGCATGACGGTCCTGTCGATCGCCCCCGCGCTGCTGCTCATGATGACGAGCTTCACGAAGATCTTCGTGGTGCTCGGCCTCACGAGGAACGCGCTCGGCCTGACGAACGTCCCGCCGAACCAGGTGCTCGCCGGCCTCGCGCTCTTCCTGTCGCTGTTCATCATGCAGCCGGTGCTCGGCGCGGTGAACGACGCCGCCCTCCAGCCCTACCTCGACGGCTCGATGGACTTCACCACGGCGGTCGACGTCGCGTCCGGGCCCCTGCGCGACTTCATGCTCGCGCACACCCGCGAGGACGACATCGCCCTGATGACCCGTATCTCCGACTCCCCGAACCCGGAGACCCCCGCGAGCACCCCGATCCTCACGGTCATCCCCGCGTTCATGCTCTCCGAGCTGCGGGCCGCGTTCATCATCGGGTTCGTCATCTTCGTGCCGTTCCTCGTCATCGACCTCGTCGTGTCCTCCGCTCTCATGAGCATGGGCATGATGATGCTCCCGCCCGTGATGATCTCCCTGCCCTTCAAGCTGCTGCTGTTCGTCCTCGTGGACGGGTGGTCGCTGATCATCACCCAGCTCGTGGGGACGTACACCTGATGGACACCTCAGCGATCCTCGACATCGCGGTCGGGGCCCTCACGATCGCCGCCAAGCTCGCCGCGCCGATCCTCATCACGTCCCTCGTCGTGGGCTTCGCGATCTCGCTCGTCCAGTCGATCACGCAGATCCAGGAGGTCACGCTCAGCTTCGTGCCGAAGGCGGTCGCGGTCGCGGTGGCGCTCCTCGTGTGCGGCCACTGGATGATCGAGGAGATGGTGGCGTTCACCACCCAGCTCTTCGACCGCATCCCCGGGCTCCTCGGCGGCGGCTGACATGACGGTCACGCTCGCGCTGACCACCATCGAGGCGATCGCGCTCGCCAGCGTGCGGATCGCCGCGTTCCTCGTCATCGCCCCGCCCTTCAACCACCGGGGGCTCTCGGGGCAGGTCAAGGCGATGCTCGCGTTCGGGCTCGCGCTCGCGGCCGCTCCGCGCGTCGGCACGACCGACGGGATGACGACCGGGGACTTCGTCGTCGCGCTCGCCACGAACGCGGTGATCGGCGCCGGCATGGGCTTCATCGTGCTGCTGATCTTCTCGGGGATCTCGGCGGCGGGCTCGTTCATCGACTTCTTCGGCGGCTTCCAGATCGCCCAGGCGTACGACCCGGGCTCGCAGGTCAACGGCGCCCAGTTCACGCGCCTGTTCCAGATGACTGCGATCGTGCTGCTCTTCGCGACGGGCGCCTACCAGGTCATGCTGCTCGGCGTCGCGCAGAGCTTCGACGTCGTGCCGGTCAGCGCGGGCCTCGACCTGTCCTTCCTCGGTGCGAAGGTCACCGAGACGATCACGACGATGTTCACGAGCGCGCTGCAGATCGCGGGCCCGCTCATCGTCGTGCTGTTCCTCGCCGACGCCGGGCTGGGCCTCGTCACGCGTGTCGCACCGGCTCTCAACGCGTTCGTCCTCGGCTTCCCGCTGAAGATCTTGCTCTCGCTCACCTTCGGGGTGTTCGTGCTCCTCGGCCTGCCCGGGGCGGTGTCCTCGCTCACGGGCAAGGTCCTCATGTCCATCGCCGACATGCTGGGGGTGGGCTGACGTGGCGGGCGAACCGGCAGGCGAGAAGACAGAGAAGGCCACACCGCAGCGGATGAAGAAGCTGCGCAAGGAAGGTGCCCTGCAGAAGTCGCAGGACCTCTCCGCGTGGCTCGGCGTCGGTGCCGCCGCGATCATGATGCCGATGGCCATCGCCAACGGGAAGCGGGCAGGGGAGGACCAGTTCCGCGCCCTCGGCGACATCGTCGCCGACCCGACCGCGGACCGCGCGGTCCGTTTTCTCTCCGACGGGCTCGGCACCGTCCTCGTGACGCTCCTGCCCGTCCTCGCCGTCGTCGTCGTGACCGCGATCGTCGCGAACGTCGCGCAGGGCGGCCTGCACATCGCGACGAAGAAGCTCAAGCCGACCTTCAAGCAGTTCAACCTCGTCAAGGGCCTCAAGAAGACGTTCGGCACCCAGGCGCTGTGGCAGGGGGTCAAGGCGCTGCTCAAGACCGTCGTCATCGGCGTCGTGCTCTACACCGCGATCCAGGGGCTCGTGCCCGTCCTCATGTCGGCCGGCGGGCTGTCGCTCTCGACGATCATCGGCATCGGCAGCGGTGGTGTGAAGAAGCTCGTCGTGTGGGCCGTCGCCGCCGGCCTGCTCCTGGCCGCAGCCGACCTCTTCGTCGTCATGAAGCGCAACCGCAAGCAGACGCGCATGACGAAGAAGGAGATCAGCGACGAGAACAAGCAGGCCGAGGGCGACCCGCACATCAAGGGCCAGCGCCGCGCGCGGCAGATGGCGATGAGCCGCAACCGCATGATCGCGAACGTCGCCGACGCCGACGTCGTCGTCGTCAACCCGACGCACGTCGCCGTCGCGCTCAAGTACACGCCCGGGCAGGGCGCGCCCAAGGTCGTCGCGACCGGCCAGGGCGCGGTCGCCGCCCGCATCCGTGAGAAGGCGACCGAGCACCGTGTCCCGATGGTCCATGACATCCCGTTGGCCCGGGCTATTCATGCAATGTGCAAAGTGGACGATGAGATCCCCGAGGAGCTGTTCACCGCGGTCGCGCAGGTGCTCGCGTTCGTCATGGCGCTCAAGCGTCGCGGCGCCTCGGCAGGCCAGCACACGATGGCCACGCCGACGCCCGTGCCGCCCACGCCGACGGCCGCGGAGCGTGCACGACGGCGGCGCGCGGCCCGGGCAGCGGCTCGCGCGAGTGCGCAGCCACCGGGCGGCGAGAACGGTTCGAGCGGGACGCACGAGGCGATGACGGGACGGGAGACTCGATGAAGAAGGCTGGGCTCAGCAAGATGGCGGTGCCGATCGGCGTCGTCGGTGTCGTCCTGCTGCTCGTCGTACCGCTGCCCGCAGCGATGCTCGACATGCTCATCGTGGTCAACATCGCGCTCTCCCTCGTGATCCTGCTGACCGCGATGTACGTCAAGCGTCCTCTCGACTTCTCGGTGTTCCCGTCGATCATCCTCATCGCGACGCTCTTCCGGCTCGGGCTCAACGTCGCGTCGACGCGCCTCGTGCTGCGCGACGCCTACGCCGGTGAGGTGATCCACGCGTTCGGCAGCTTCGTCGTCGGTGGTTCGCTCGTCATCGGCCTCGTGATCTTCATGATCCTCGTGGTCATCCAGTTCGTGGTCATCACGAACGGTGCGGGCCGTGTCGCCGAGGTCGGCGCCCGGTTCACCCTCGACGCCATGCCCGGCAAGCAGATGGCGATCGACGCCGACCTCAACGCCGGCATCCTCACCGAGGCCGAGGCGCGCAAGCGCCGCGCCGAGGTCACCGCCGAGGCCGACTTCTACGGCGCGATGGACGGTGGCTCCAAGTTCGTCAAGGGCGACGCGATCGCCGGCATCGTCATCACGATCATCAACCTCGTCGGCGGCTTCATCATCGGCATGATGCAGCGCGGCATGTCCGCCGGCGAGGCGCTCGAGACGTACTCCCTGCTGACGGTCGGCGACGGCCTCGTCACGCAGATCCCCGCGCTCCTGCTGTCGGTGGCGACCGGCATCATCTGTACCCGCGCGAGCGCCGAGGACGACCTCGGCACCGCCGCGTCGGGCCAGCTCCTGCAGTCCCGCACCGCCCTGACGATCGCCGGCGGCGCCGCGATCGTGTTCGCCCTCATCCCGGGCATGCCGAAGCTGCCGTTCCTCGCCGTCGGCATCGTGATGCTGATCGCGTCGCAGAGGCTCAAGGCCAACGAGGCCAAGGCCGCGCTCGAGGCCGAGCAGGCCGCCGCGACCCAGCTCCCGGGCGCTCCCGCGAAGGACACGAACGAGCAGCTCATCGAGGAGATGCGCGTCCACGCCCTCGAGATCCACCTGTCTCCCGACCTCGTCGACCTCGTGCGCCCGGGCGCCTCTGACGACCTCCTCGGCCGCATCCGTTCCCTGCGCCGCAAGATCGCGCTCGACCTCGGCATCGTCGTGCCGCCCGTGCGCACGCGCGACTCGGTCGAGCTCGCGCACGCGACGTACGCCGTGCGCGTCGCCGGCGTCGAGGTCGCCCGCGGCTCCCTGCCGCCCGGCCGCGTCCTCGCGCTCGGCGACGACCTGTCCTCCCTCCCCGGCGAGCAGGTCCGCGAGCCCGTGTTCGGCCTCGACGGCAAGTGGGTCCCGGCCGAGCTGCGCTTCGCCGCCGAGATGTCGGGCGCGACCGTCGTCGACCGCGTCTCCGTCCTCATCACGCACCTGTCGAACGTCGTCACGCAGAACGCCGACCGCCTCCTGTCCCGCGAGGACGTCCGCGTCCTGACCGAGGGCGTCAAGCAGGTCAACCCGTCGGTCGTCGAGGAGCTCATCCCCGGCGTGATGTCGCTCGGCGAGGTGCAGCGCGTCCTGCAGGGCCTGCTCGCCGAGGGCGTGGCGATCCGCGACCTGTCGCGCATCTACGAGGCGCTCACGCTGCGCGCGAAGGTGTCCCCGGACCCGGAGGGCCTCGTCGAGGCCGCGCGCCGCGAGCTCGGCCCCTCGATCACCGCGAGCCACGCCCGCAACAACGTGCTGCGCGTCATCACGCTCGACCCCGTCCTCGAGCACTCCCTCCTCGAGGGTCTGCGCCCGGGGGAGGGCGGCACGCAGCTGTCGATCGACGTCCCGCGCGCCGAGGCGATGCTCGTCTCCTACCAGCAGGTGCGCTCGCAGTCCGAGGGTCGCGGCGAGCACCCCGTGCTCGTGTGCGCGCCCGCGATCCGTCCCGCGCTGCACCGCCTGATCGCGGGCCAGGTCGGCCCGGCGACCGTGCTGTCGTACACCGAGGTGACGGGCTCCGGCATCCAGATCGAGACGGTGGGGGTGGTCCGCGATGTCGCGGCAGTTGCTGCTTGACGGACCTGACCTCGAGGACCTCATGGCGCGCGTGCGCCGTGAGCACGGTCCGACGGCGCGCATCGTCAAGGCCGAGCGCGTCCGCTCGGGCGGCATCGGCGGGTTCTTCGCGCGAGAGTACTTCGAGGTCACAGTCGACGTGCCGGACCCGAGCGGGGTCGACCCGCGGACGACGGCACGGGTGCCCGAGGTGCCGCGGCCGCGCGTGCGCGGCATCGCCGACCTGCTCGACGCTGCCGACGACGCGGAGCGCGGCGCGGTCGAGCGGTCCGCCACCGGCGCACAGGCCCACCGCCCCGTCGACGGCCCTGCGCTCTCGACGACGGGCGAGACGTTCGCGTCCGTCCTCGACTCGGTGCGCAGCCTCGCTGTCGGCACCGGGGTCGTGAGCGAGCCCGAAGGATTCGTGCCCGCCCGCCCGCGCACCGTCAGCCGCGACGACGTCGTGCTGACCAGGGCGTCGGACGCGCCGACCGCTCGTGCCGCAGGAGACGGCCGCGACGAGCGCACCGACGTGCGCCAGGAGGCGTTCCGCCTCGACCCGGACGCACCCGAGGTCGTCCCCGCCACCGCGGTGGGCACCGCGAAGGCGTCCGTCGTGACGCGCAGCAGCGGCTCGACCGTGACCGAGCTGCTCGACGTCGGCGTGCCGATCGAGCTCCTGCGCGAGGTTGCGGGGCACGTCGACGCGGCCCCCGGGCTGCGCCTGCCGCTCTCCGAGATCTTCATGCACGTGCCGCGCGCCCCGCGGCCCCTGCGCAAGCCGGGCGCGATCGTCGTCGTCGCGGGTGCCGGCCAGCTCGCGGTCGACGCCGCGCGCGTCATCGCACGCAGGCTCGGCATCACCGAGGCGGACGTCGCTCTCGCGGGCGACTTCACCGTCGAGCACGGCGCAGGGCGCTGGGTCATCAGCGCGGCAGCGGCGCGCAAGCTCGCGACGGACGCAGGACGCGCCGGGCTGCCGCTCGTCGTCGCGCTGTGCGTGAGCTCCGAGCGCTATGCGCGCGCCGAGGCCGCGGACTTCCTCGAGGACCTCGACGCCGACCAGCTGTGGGCGGCCGTCGAGGCGGACCGCTCCGCGAAGGACACGACCCGGTGGCTGAAGGCCGTGGGGCGCCAGCTCGAGTTCGACGCGCTCGCGGTCTCCAAGGTCGCCGAGTCGTCGTCACCTGCCCAGGTGCTCTCCTACGGCGTCCCGGTCGGCTTCCTCGACGGCCTGCCCGCGTCCGCGCCCGTGTGGGCGGCGACGCTCGCGGAGCACCTCGAGGACGCGGTCTGGGACTGATGCGACGAGCGGACTGTAGGATCCAAGAATGCTGGTGCTGAGCAGGAAGGTCGGGGAGCGGTTGCTCATCGGCGACGACATCGTCGTCACGATCCTCGACTCCCGAGGTGACGGGGTGCGTATCGGTATCGACGCGCCCCGCTCCCTGAAGGTGCACCGCGCCGAGGTCATCGAAGCCGTCACGGCCGCCAACAAGGAGGCGCTCGCCGCCCCGGCGGTCAGCGAGGACCAGGTCCTCGACCTGCTGCCGCCCGCGCCGCGTCCAGCCACCCCGCCGCAGGACTGACACTCGCACCGGTTCGCCGAGATCACTCGGTTACCGCAGGTTCGCAACTCATCTTTCTCACGTGCCGTCCGATAGGTCGGCTGTCGGGCAGCGAGCCCGTCACGACGTGAGAAGGAGTGCC
This genomic window from Flavimobilis soli contains:
- a CDS encoding flagellar FlbD family protein; translated protein: MEVIVVTRLNGPRFAVNPDLVQRIDSAPDTILTLMDGTKYIVQEDMETVIDLVVDYRARLVARAQELQAESFYDQTTERASGLSVVPTLTDDERS
- a CDS encoding motility protein A, with translation MDPATIIGLVVSFGGIIAMIYLEGSHIQSILLPAPMILVFGATIGAALASSTLVDFKGAVKAIPRAFKAKVPSADASIERIVQLADRARREGLLALEDEARSIEDPFLRDGLRAAIDGTDPEDLRVILEDRIDAKRRSDKVISKFFNTMGGYAPTIGIVGTVVSLVHVLSNLASPDELGHMIAAAFVATLWGLASANLMWLPLGGRLARISELECAQMEIVLEGLLSVQSGANPRLVGERLRSLLPPDQQVKDAA
- a CDS encoding OmpA/MotB family protein, whose translation is MSRRRKRVEEEEHENHERWAVSYSDMMTVLMALFLVMYAISSVDQVKYEELAHSLASGFGAGDSVVLVDKAGIMDTTGDSMEIKPLDEIAPSLSAGVVNGTYTGTGSTDAEGEYSAADYAEAEAEYDNLEQIRDHIEENLERVKLSDAVTFRITERGLVVGMITTDVFFDTASNELTATSRKVIDAVGKPLRKISNEIAIEGHADIVPTGSTAKTNWELSSARATTVLRRMVEKSHLSPARMSAVGFGDARPLVDKTDKKSLAANRRADVVVLSDKPERIRELLTVVDENRKKKSSAAKDGEVTASASASQQDKE
- a CDS encoding flagellar basal body-associated FliL family protein, which produces MPVVEQRVVGAKPKIGANKIQPRERTEAAAPEPEATEKKAKGGKLPWIIVGALLVAVIAGAAYFFLFSGKGDGTPEEPPAPVPGEMVTLESMNINLEGTHYLRIGLGLQLTDKAHDVDLVKAQDATIALFSGRPVDEIKSSEGRAALKNELTVSLQEIYGEDQVMGVYYTDFVAQ
- a CDS encoding flagellar motor switch protein FliM, yielding METYDFRRPMTLAREHSRAIEVAGDTFARQWGTQLTSRLRVVCGVALESVQMISYDEYIATLADQTLMAVGSVENGRSTAVLEVPVELALLWIDYLLGGPGLRGVVPARELTEIETALLTDLVQSNMHDLRYAFAAVAPLDIKLGGFQYNPQFAQLVPASEPVIVLTYTIAIGDDRDTATFMVPAEHLLDALRAGEAASKSRAADAETEAARAKMHAGMREVPVELSVQLRPLTVHPREILAMQVGDLIMLNHSASRPLDVVVDDKVLAHAVAGANGRQLACQVVDFEENER
- the fliN gene encoding flagellar motor switch protein FliN; this translates as MKKTQAALAVESELALKAALALVELIPSDVPLAVRGVEPADLAPTGAGVVANVVGAVSAELVAVVGETVDRAISGAGEDVSLADALRPALQAASDSFGEGVLSDVRIAPDACDLLVVPGAHLFALTVADEVQGWFAVRIKQAAAASAAAAPAAAAAKPVEEKNIRPMDLTNMSTMRMLYDVEMTLTAEIGRAKLPVRQVLELVPGAVIELDRVAGSPADLMVNGRLIARGEVVVVDEDYGLRVTEIVDLGQAGL
- a CDS encoding flagellar biosynthetic protein FliO — encoded protein: MGDTVVVLLRALVSLGVVLGLIWWAGRRLSSGKGPVGSSTAAPRTGRAKGVLGRGFERVRDSLRGGGAGAQAPAIVVLGKQALTPKAGLALVEVGGRRLLLGVGEQGVTVLDTQDAPAADPAADAVPTDDDAQVEATPVAAASESGAVFAAELDHAVTEMPDAAAEQAAPAALVTADDADAQVLSLTSRSSSLDGSILSPSTWRRAATAIQQGRR
- the fliP gene encoding flagellar type III secretion system pore protein FliP (The bacterial flagellar biogenesis protein FliP forms a type III secretion system (T3SS)-type pore required for flagellar assembly.), whose protein sequence is MTSTFSTAARVRASRGPAPREVAMMLGLVLLTMLAIVLAGVVTAPAAEAAPAAGAAHVAAPAAHVLPAAPGDPADPDGDQGTLSVYVDGDRAKPSSSVVVLLGMTVLSIAPALLLMMTSFTKIFVVLGLTRNALGLTNVPPNQVLAGLALFLSLFIMQPVLGAVNDAALQPYLDGSMDFTTAVDVASGPLRDFMLAHTREDDIALMTRISDSPNPETPASTPILTVIPAFMLSELRAAFIIGFVIFVPFLVIDLVVSSALMSMGMMMLPPVMISLPFKLLLFVLVDGWSLIITQLVGTYT
- the fliQ gene encoding flagellar biosynthesis protein FliQ; this translates as MDTSAILDIAVGALTIAAKLAAPILITSLVVGFAISLVQSITQIQEVTLSFVPKAVAVAVALLVCGHWMIEEMVAFTTQLFDRIPGLLGGG
- a CDS encoding flagellar biosynthetic protein FliR codes for the protein MTVTLALTTIEAIALASVRIAAFLVIAPPFNHRGLSGQVKAMLAFGLALAAAPRVGTTDGMTTGDFVVALATNAVIGAGMGFIVLLIFSGISAAGSFIDFFGGFQIAQAYDPGSQVNGAQFTRLFQMTAIVLLFATGAYQVMLLGVAQSFDVVPVSAGLDLSFLGAKVTETITTMFTSALQIAGPLIVVLFLADAGLGLVTRVAPALNAFVLGFPLKILLSLTFGVFVLLGLPGAVSSLTGKVLMSIADMLGVG